One Algibacter sp. L3A6 genomic region harbors:
- a CDS encoding prolipoprotein diacylglyceryl transferase: MFPELFTFELSGFLSNLLGVKHVTVYSYAFLIALGTLAAAIYTKWSAKRELGITNISNTFFYLIFIAGFVGGKLFFYLQDPLLYIQNPSLMSDNFSGGFVFYGSFVVIIPYIIWYLKKQKIPVLPMLDIFAITTTIVHAIGRLGCFSVGCCYGAPTTSSFGLIFSTTHGMSVHPTQLYEVLLLVSIMLTLLIIKKHKQFNGQIFLIYLILYALGRGILEFFRGDDRGFIIENVLSHSQFIGLCLISISAYFYYKYYTQTDLKTINI; the protein is encoded by the coding sequence ATGTTTCCAGAACTATTCACTTTTGAGTTATCAGGATTTTTATCAAACCTATTGGGTGTAAAACATGTTACGGTTTACTCTTATGCTTTTTTAATAGCATTAGGAACTTTGGCTGCAGCTATTTACACTAAATGGAGCGCGAAAAGAGAACTAGGTATCACTAATATTTCTAACACATTTTTTTATCTCATTTTTATAGCGGGGTTTGTTGGCGGAAAGTTGTTTTTCTATTTGCAAGATCCGTTGCTCTATATACAAAACCCTAGTTTAATGTCTGATAATTTTTCGGGAGGTTTTGTATTCTATGGTTCGTTTGTAGTTATTATTCCATATATCATTTGGTATTTAAAAAAGCAGAAGATACCGGTTTTGCCCATGCTAGATATTTTTGCAATTACAACGACCATTGTACATGCTATAGGCAGGTTAGGTTGTTTTAGTGTAGGATGTTGTTATGGAGCTCCAACAACTAGTAGTTTTGGTTTAATATTCTCTACAACACATGGCATGTCTGTACACCCAACACAATTATACGAGGTGCTGTTGCTAGTCTCTATTATGTTAACGTTATTAATAATTAAAAAGCACAAACAATTTAATGGGCAAATTTTCTTAATCTATTTAATACTTTATGCTTTAGGTCGTGGTATTCTAGAGTTTTTTAGAGGAGATGATAGAGGTTTTATAATAGAAAATGTGCTTTCACATTCGCAATTTATCGGCTTATGTCTTATTTCAATTTCAGCTTATTTCTACTATAAATATTATACACAAACAGATTTAAAAACAATTAATATATAA
- a CDS encoding putative metal-binding motif-containing protein, with protein sequence MKNRFLKIILPIMLLVTAVFIIGSGCSMGGSTSYSYWPDLDQDGFGDSSVNGVSYTSSDEPADYVLDNTDCDDTNADINPGATEIPDNLIDEDCNDLHAFTFYHDEDGDGFGNPDVSEVFEIVLGEGAPENFVANNADCNDKDPNINPIADEISSNDIDDNCNGEIDKDDITYVDADGDGYGSQERAEKDGVYNALDCDDTNIDVHPYATEIKDGIDNDCDGIVDEVS encoded by the coding sequence ATGAAAAATCGATTTTTAAAAATAATATTACCAATTATGTTATTAGTAACTGCTGTATTTATAATAGGTTCCGGATGTAGTATGGGTGGTAGTACTTCGTATAGTTATTGGCCAGACTTAGATCAAGATGGCTTTGGCGATTCATCAGTAAATGGAGTTTCATATACATCTAGTGATGAACCTGCAGATTATGTATTAGACAATACAGATTGCGATGATACCAATGCCGATATTAATCCTGGAGCAACAGAAATTCCAGATAATCTTATAGATGAAGATTGTAATGATTTACACGCTTTTACTTTTTATCATGATGAAGATGGTGATGGTTTTGGAAACCCAGATGTTTCAGAAGTTTTTGAAATTGTTTTAGGAGAAGGAGCGCCAGAAAATTTTGTGGCTAATAATGCAGATTGTAATGATAAAGATCCAAATATAAACCCTATAGCAGACGAAATTTCTAGTAATGATATCGATGATAATTGTAACGGAGAAATTGATAAAGACGATATTACTTATGTAGATGCAGACGGTGATGGTTACGGCTCTCAGGAACGAGCAGAAAAAGATGGTGTTTATAACGCTTTAGATTGCGATGACACTAATATTGATGTTCACCCTTATGCTACTGAAATTAAAGACGGTATTGATAATGATTGTGATGGAATAGTAGATGAAGTTTCTTAA
- a CDS encoding patatin family protein, with protein MKALVISGGGSKGAYAGGVAQYLMQEEGREYDLFLGTSTGSLLVPHLAAGKIDKIYDVFTNVKQSNIFSINPFVMRKKEGRDYVTINYFNTLLQFIKSKRTFGESKALKRYLKRHFTKEEFDLIRETKEDVVVTVSNLSKNRVEYKSIKDFSYDEFCEWIWISCNYIPFMSLAKVDGFEYADGAFGCVVPIREAILRGATEIDAVILESENMEYNKVLGKNPFSLMLNLFGHLLDQVERSDITIGKLAAKYRNVQLNLYYTPSKLTENSLIFNKKHMTVWWKQGFDYAKSKSLEARSNELRQDILP; from the coding sequence ATGAAAGCATTAGTAATATCGGGTGGAGGAAGTAAAGGTGCATATGCAGGTGGCGTAGCTCAATATTTAATGCAGGAAGAAGGTCGTGAATACGATTTGTTTTTAGGAACATCTACTGGTAGTTTGCTTGTGCCGCATTTGGCTGCAGGTAAAATTGATAAAATTTATGATGTTTTTACTAACGTGAAACAGAGTAATATTTTTAGTATTAACCCTTTTGTAATGCGTAAAAAGGAAGGTCGAGATTATGTTACTATTAATTACTTTAACACGTTACTACAGTTTATAAAGAGTAAGAGGACCTTTGGTGAGAGTAAAGCGCTTAAACGCTATTTAAAAAGACATTTTACCAAGGAAGAATTCGATTTAATTAGAGAAACCAAAGAAGATGTTGTGGTTACGGTTTCTAATTTATCAAAAAATAGAGTAGAGTATAAGTCTATAAAAGATTTTAGTTACGACGAGTTTTGTGAATGGATATGGATTTCTTGTAATTATATTCCGTTTATGTCTTTGGCTAAAGTTGATGGTTTTGAGTATGCCGATGGTGCTTTTGGCTGTGTTGTGCCAATAAGAGAGGCTATTTTGCGTGGTGCTACCGAAATTGATGCAGTAATTTTAGAATCGGAAAATATGGAGTACAACAAAGTACTTGGTAAAAACCCCTTTTCGTTAATGCTTAATTTATTTGGACATTTATTAGATCAAGTAGAACGTAGTGATATTACTATTGGTAAGCTGGCTGCAAAATATAGAAATGTGCAACTTAATTTATACTATACACCGTCTAAACTTACCGAGAATTCTTTAATTTTCAATAAAAAACACATGACAGTTTGGTGGAAACAAGGCTTCGATTATGCTAAAAGTAAAAGCTTGGAAGCACGCTCTAATGAGTTGCGTCAAGATATTTTACCATAA
- a CDS encoding PKD domain-containing protein, with protein MKNFTLQALLFSLIASTLYFGLIQNETKTMETTALNPRIPIESEHQIVKPLPPSANISGNATVCKNASLEPEITFTGSSGVAPYIFTYNINGGSSLTITTTGTNNSISIDASTQNTGTFVYNLLSVEDNNNEITTTSSQATITVTNSPNTNLGGTGSGSTFEGQSVFRQCSNSTATFTFTNTSTTSTLNTSYSIDWGDGSTEFNETTWSTTTHTYPVGKHNLTYTITGDNGCDTTENYIVFVGSNPGVSLGNPGNTDICNSRTLTFPITGAENNAPGTTYTVTFNDGSVPETFNHPPPSEITHDFTSSSCNTTSSDGTNFYENSFSAIIVATNPCSSSSVGVVPIYVSIAPEADFDSPDKTCTNTSTCFTNTSIGEENLGSGSVCDTSPNIVWEVSPNTGYSIASGSLGNDFGLADGNSWLPGSDQLCLNFTSPGNYTVTLKTGNKCGSDDITKTICVEPELTPVFTLNNTEGCAPLAVQTTNTSDLSESCGGEEYLWEVTYTSGPCATGAEQWTFTGGTDENSAAPTFNFETSGTYNLKLTVTNSCGSSNTTQTIEVKQPPKATINSIADVCGSASITPIATVDSCAPASEVLTYAWSFPGGSPATANTLDPGTITYATSGDYEITFSVTSSCGTTTDKETFSINPIPNITNTNLTQTICSGTDTDTVTLTSDIVNTIYSWTATAPTGITGYTASGTSNVIPVQTLTNSNTTSEAVTFTITPSIGGCDGTPVNLVITVGPAPEFTIQPQPETICLNGAVTDLTVAVNGPGTPTYLWHSNTTDNNTTGTPIPSETSNSFTPPNTPTEITYYYVIASFTSGAGCDEITSQTARVEIVESVQIDSQPLNSQSICIGGTIPSALSVTHSGGTGTVSYQWYINSTNSNISGTAISGANNINYTPPAFTLAGNYYYYIMISLNGSGCSPITSDASEVIVSNTPVVNTQPTLTQTLCQGIAPKNLEVSVSGGIGSSYTYQWYSNSVNSNSGGTLITSATNNIFTPPTSTIGTLYYYAEISQTSFNCTTTSDTAEVVVNAAPAITAQPVSATYCLGDVINPLSVSYADGVGTPTYQWYSNSTSDTNTGTNISGEIRSSFNPPSGTVSNNYYYVVITFSSGGCTLITSDAAQITINQTPSINATSDIICSGTSFNITPSSSGGNTVPTGTTYTWTAPIINPIGTISGASAENSPQSSISQTLTNSTTNPSTVTYTVTPTSGICIGNNFTVTITVNPSISINSTVTHSNCFGANSGALDISISGGVPFSTGNPYQISWSGPNGFSSTSEDISNLEPGDYTVNILDDGGCPFTETFNIKEPDALIFSNIDFDSETISCFGANDGSIGIEISGGTAPYTYAWTRNGSPFANTEDLNNLAPGDYEVTVTDARSCTPITQDFEIIEPTVLDVTLVNQTNIDCFGFSTGAININTTGGRPIEVAPSVYDNSYTWQGPNGFTSNQQNIAGLIAGTYQITVTDKSNCTDTLEVILTESDEIIINYTATEIKCYGDNDAAITINNITGGNAPYTIAWSNLGSGNSQTNLSPGTYIITVTDATNCEKEAAVIIEEVPIFEITPSTTNVSCFGANDGRIVLNLVGGITPLNLVWNDDPTSGVERNNMGPGTYTVTITDGTPCEITETFTITEPDILTLSGNSTDALDCADANSGQINLIVTGGTLPLTYLWSNGSTTEDLNNIPPGDYSVLVTDANGCDISGNWTINRFEPHEIIVNTNTIFDCEAKTVQQTFEAQASGGVPPYSYT; from the coding sequence ATGAAGAATTTCACTCTTCAAGCTTTGCTATTTTCACTTATAGCATCTACGCTCTATTTTGGCCTAATCCAAAATGAAACAAAAACCATGGAAACCACGGCTTTAAACCCGCGAATTCCTATAGAAAGTGAGCACCAAATAGTTAAGCCACTACCACCTTCCGCTAATATTTCGGGGAATGCAACGGTTTGTAAAAATGCATCTCTAGAACCTGAAATCACTTTTACAGGAAGTAGTGGCGTTGCTCCATATATTTTTACCTATAATATAAATGGAGGTTCCTCATTAACAATTACCACTACTGGAACAAACAATTCCATCTCTATTGATGCTAGTACGCAAAATACAGGAACTTTTGTGTATAATTTACTTTCAGTTGAAGATAACAACAATGAAATAACAACGACATCCAGCCAAGCAACCATAACGGTAACGAATTCTCCTAACACAAATTTAGGAGGTACTGGGTCTGGGTCTACATTTGAAGGCCAATCAGTATTTAGACAGTGTAGTAACTCCACAGCAACTTTCACTTTTACTAACACATCTACCACGAGCACTTTAAATACATCCTACTCCATTGATTGGGGAGATGGCTCTACAGAATTCAATGAAACTACATGGAGTACGACGACGCATACCTATCCCGTCGGTAAGCACAACTTAACATATACTATAACAGGAGATAATGGTTGCGATACAACAGAAAACTACATTGTCTTTGTTGGTTCCAACCCAGGTGTTTCATTAGGAAACCCAGGCAATACAGATATTTGTAATTCCCGAACATTAACTTTTCCTATAACAGGAGCAGAAAACAATGCTCCAGGAACAACCTACACCGTTACTTTTAATGACGGCTCAGTACCAGAAACTTTTAATCACCCACCACCTTCTGAAATTACTCATGATTTCACCTCTTCCTCTTGCAACACAACAAGCTCTGATGGAACCAATTTTTATGAAAATTCGTTCTCTGCAATTATTGTTGCTACAAACCCCTGTAGTTCTTCTTCCGTAGGAGTTGTCCCTATATATGTTTCAATAGCTCCTGAAGCAGATTTTGATAGTCCTGATAAAACATGTACAAACACATCAACCTGCTTCACAAACACATCTATAGGTGAAGAGAACTTGGGAAGCGGAAGCGTTTGCGACACAAGCCCTAATATTGTTTGGGAAGTATCTCCAAATACAGGATACTCAATAGCAAGTGGTAGCCTAGGTAACGATTTCGGGTTAGCTGATGGCAACTCATGGTTACCTGGAAGTGATCAACTTTGTTTAAATTTCACCAGCCCCGGAAATTATACCGTAACCCTAAAAACAGGAAACAAATGTGGTAGTGATGATATAACCAAAACAATTTGTGTAGAACCAGAACTTACTCCGGTATTCACCCTAAACAACACCGAAGGTTGCGCTCCACTCGCCGTGCAAACTACAAACACCTCCGACTTATCGGAAAGTTGTGGTGGAGAAGAATACCTTTGGGAAGTAACCTACACTTCTGGACCTTGTGCCACTGGAGCAGAACAATGGACATTCACTGGCGGAACTGATGAAAACTCTGCAGCACCTACTTTTAACTTTGAAACCTCCGGAACATATAATTTAAAACTAACCGTTACTAATTCCTGCGGAAGTAGTAACACCACACAAACCATAGAAGTCAAACAACCTCCAAAAGCAACAATTAATTCCATTGCCGATGTTTGCGGTTCGGCATCTATAACACCTATAGCCACGGTGGATAGCTGTGCACCTGCTTCGGAAGTATTAACTTACGCTTGGAGTTTTCCTGGAGGATCGCCTGCTACAGCAAACACTTTAGACCCCGGAACCATCACTTACGCAACATCTGGCGACTACGAAATTACATTTAGCGTGACTTCAAGTTGTGGAACCACGACAGACAAAGAAACGTTTTCGATAAATCCAATTCCGAATATCACCAATACCAATTTAACGCAAACCATTTGTTCGGGAACAGATACCGATACGGTTACACTAACTTCGGACATTGTAAACACTATATATAGCTGGACCGCTACAGCCCCTACAGGTATTACGGGTTATACAGCGTCTGGAACTTCTAACGTTATTCCGGTGCAAACGCTAACCAACAGCAACACTACTTCAGAAGCTGTTACTTTTACAATCACTCCTTCTATTGGTGGATGTGATGGAACTCCCGTTAATTTGGTTATTACCGTAGGTCCTGCTCCTGAATTCACAATACAACCACAACCCGAAACCATTTGTTTAAATGGAGCGGTTACAGACTTAACGGTTGCCGTAAATGGCCCAGGCACGCCAACCTACCTATGGCATAGCAATACAACAGACAATAATACTACAGGAACCCCTATACCTTCGGAAACTTCAAACAGTTTTACTCCTCCAAACACACCTACCGAAATAACTTACTATTATGTTATTGCATCGTTTACATCGGGTGCTGGATGCGATGAAATTACTTCACAGACTGCACGCGTAGAAATTGTTGAAAGTGTACAAATAGACAGTCAACCCTTAAATTCACAAAGCATTTGTATTGGCGGCACCATTCCTTCCGCGCTAAGCGTAACACATTCTGGTGGTACTGGCACTGTGTCGTATCAATGGTACATCAATAGTACAAACTCAAATATAAGTGGCACTGCAATTTCAGGAGCCAACAATATCAATTATACGCCACCAGCTTTTACTTTAGCAGGAAACTACTATTATTATATCATGATTTCCTTGAACGGAAGCGGCTGCAGTCCAATTACGAGTGATGCTTCCGAAGTTATTGTTTCCAATACCCCTGTAGTTAACACTCAACCCACTCTAACACAAACCCTTTGCCAAGGCATTGCTCCTAAAAATTTAGAAGTTTCAGTTTCTGGAGGTATTGGTTCAAGCTACACCTATCAATGGTATAGTAATTCCGTAAATAGTAATTCTGGAGGAACGTTAATCACAAGCGCAACAAACAATATATTTACACCTCCAACATCAACTATTGGTACCTTGTATTATTATGCTGAAATTTCACAAACCAGTTTCAATTGTACTACAACAAGCGACACGGCAGAGGTTGTAGTTAACGCTGCTCCAGCCATTACCGCACAGCCTGTTTCTGCAACCTACTGCTTGGGCGATGTTATAAATCCGTTATCGGTGTCTTATGCCGATGGCGTTGGCACACCAACATATCAATGGTACTCTAACAGCACAAGCGACACGAATACAGGCACGAATATTTCTGGAGAAATAAGATCTAGTTTTAATCCTCCATCTGGAACTGTGAGTAACAACTATTACTATGTTGTAATCACATTTAGTTCGGGAGGTTGTACGTTAATTACTTCGGATGCTGCCCAAATAACCATCAACCAAACACCAAGTATCAATGCTACTTCGGATATTATTTGTAGCGGCACCTCATTCAATATTACGCCTAGCAGTTCCGGAGGAAATACAGTTCCAACAGGCACAACATATACTTGGACAGCCCCTATTATTAACCCAATTGGCACAATTTCTGGCGCTTCCGCGGAAAATAGCCCGCAAAGTAGCATCAGCCAAACTTTAACCAATAGTACCACAAACCCTTCTACAGTTACTTATACCGTAACGCCAACTTCAGGAATTTGTATCGGCAACAATTTTACGGTAACGATTACCGTAAACCCTTCAATAAGCATCAATTCAACGGTAACCCATAGTAATTGTTTCGGTGCCAATTCTGGCGCTTTAGATATTTCTATCTCTGGAGGCGTTCCGTTTTCAACAGGAAACCCTTACCAAATATCATGGTCGGGACCAAATGGTTTCAGTAGCACTTCCGAAGATATTTCAAATCTAGAACCTGGCGACTACACCGTAAATATTTTAGACGATGGCGGTTGCCCATTTACAGAAACCTTCAACATCAAAGAACCGGATGCATTAATTTTCAGCAATATCGATTTTGACTCTGAAACAATCTCTTGTTTTGGAGCTAATGATGGTAGTATTGGTATTGAAATTTCAGGAGGAACGGCGCCTTACACCTATGCATGGACGAGAAACGGTAGCCCATTTGCTAATACTGAAGATTTAAACAATTTAGCTCCCGGAGATTACGAAGTTACCGTAACCGATGCTCGTAGTTGCACACCTATTACTCAAGATTTTGAAATTATAGAACCAACTGTATTAGATGTTACTTTAGTAAATCAAACTAACATTGATTGTTTCGGTTTTTCTACTGGCGCAATAAACATAAACACTACAGGTGGTCGCCCAATTGAGGTTGCTCCTAGTGTTTACGATAATAGTTATACTTGGCAAGGCCCTAATGGTTTCACAAGCAATCAACAAAACATAGCAGGTTTAATTGCCGGAACTTACCAAATTACCGTTACGGATAAATCCAATTGTACAGACACCCTCGAGGTTATTTTAACTGAAAGTGACGAGATTATCATAAATTATACCGCAACAGAAATTAAGTGTTATGGCGATAATGATGCCGCGATAACCATTAACAACATCACCGGTGGAAATGCACCATACACCATAGCTTGGAGCAATTTAGGCTCCGGAAACTCACAAACCAACTTATCTCCTGGTACTTATATCATTACGGTTACCGACGCTACTAATTGCGAAAAAGAAGCTGCCGTTATTATTGAAGAAGTGCCTATTTTCGAAATAACGCCAAGCACCACAAACGTCTCGTGTTTTGGTGCTAACGATGGCCGTATTGTTTTAAATCTAGTCGGTGGTATAACTCCCCTAAATCTGGTTTGGAACGACGATCCCACCTCAGGAGTAGAACGTAATAATATGGGCCCTGGCACATATACCGTTACTATTACCGATGGTACACCTTGCGAGATTACCGAAACATTCACCATTACAGAACCTGATATATTAACCCTTTCGGGGAATTCAACCGACGCGCTCGATTGCGCTGATGCCAATAGCGGACAAATAAACTTAATTGTCACCGGAGGTACTTTGCCCTTAACTTATTTATGGTCTAACGGCTCCACTACGGAAGATTTAAACAATATTCCACCTGGCGATTATTCGGTTTTAGTTACCGATGCTAATGGTTGTGATATCTCAGGAAATTGGACTATTAATCGTTTTGAACCTCATGAAATAATCGTTAATACAAACACCATATTTGATTGCGAAGCTAAAACCGTGCAGCAAACTTTTGAAGCACAAGCCTCTGGAGGTGTGCCGCCATACAGCTATACCTAG
- a CDS encoding histidine kinase, with product MKYKKLYIALLLISIWSFSFSQQFTNYTTDNGLPSNHIYKIAQDQKGFLWFATAKGLVKYNGNTFKVFTTKDGLANNDVWGIYPTPDNKLWYLSKSSKLGYIENDSVYGFESEQKGEIFSPIFSSQVDNTIILTGSNKFHVLKDEKWRSLADSRAEDLIRVAYVKHAQVSSFTTNTAKDSIFVRDENKTVIEGFEFKDVLGNKNVRGQITDSLFYWVNNKEYAFLNLNTLKLYRRNFKNEINVETSKYVRVNLVNNGLQISGEGFVGMLDPDFYITNTYYIPKELKAHFGFYDKVGSIWVSTFTNGIYHLPKEKQQVKYCLSTETVSDISYVNDKIIANVFNKGFYKYDDLKKEFVQFIVEDDYIFDASYIKALDAEYYLSKSSVRIAKNNKIEKLGFLNNINGINDKIRQLVYHDDYFYTRFSFGMNKINPNNYNIENQYNQQGVNQIFLFNQKLLVATSSGLKEFIDEEFKSIPFTNQDFNKSILNLKAVSEDDILINTDGFGAYISDLKTIKQLPGSEFQIVNNAFIEDDIIWLATESGIFKYIKNNEDFSLQLVLDKNNGLSSNSVSSVIVYKNKLMASTDKGIVILPKDVKNETHLLDVYIDKATYNKSDISADYSVFKYQKNNNLNFNISHIDFSSGDDVFSYKYKLKPIQKDWVTTTTNNFSFNNLQPGKYTLHIDAGSAKKQLSFTIQPLWWQAIWVKGLMVLLSIFLIVLISRFFVKRSQFKKNQQIFQDKRLSELQLKALRFQMNPHFVFNSLSAIQYYIGENNFEASETYLVKFSKLIRQFFELSKENEISLGTEISVLNNYLEIEKLRFKEKLNFTINIDEKLDKESITIPTMLLQPIVENAVNHGVFNKMNNGLITLNFVYISPLSFKVEIIDDGVGFVNTKKRNQKEVKSSNVLKDRLHFLNSSEKWNISYSKEEMYPDREDKGNKSIFIIEKNK from the coding sequence TTGAAATATAAAAAACTCTATATCGCTTTATTACTTATTTCGATATGGAGTTTTTCCTTTTCACAACAATTTACAAATTACACTACCGATAATGGTTTACCAAGTAACCATATTTATAAAATAGCTCAAGATCAAAAAGGGTTTTTATGGTTTGCCACTGCTAAAGGTTTGGTTAAATATAATGGCAATACCTTTAAAGTGTTTACTACTAAAGACGGTTTGGCAAATAATGATGTTTGGGGAATTTACCCAACACCAGATAATAAGCTGTGGTATTTATCTAAATCATCAAAATTAGGTTACATAGAAAATGATAGTGTATACGGTTTTGAGAGTGAACAAAAAGGAGAGATTTTTAGTCCAATTTTTTCAAGTCAGGTTGATAATACTATTATTTTAACGGGTTCTAATAAATTTCATGTTTTAAAAGATGAAAAATGGCGTAGTCTAGCCGATTCTAGAGCAGAAGATTTAATAAGAGTAGCTTATGTTAAGCATGCTCAGGTTTCAAGTTTTACAACAAATACAGCTAAAGATTCTATTTTTGTTAGAGATGAAAATAAGACTGTTATTGAGGGTTTTGAGTTTAAAGATGTACTTGGAAATAAGAATGTAAGAGGCCAAATTACCGATAGTTTATTTTATTGGGTAAATAATAAAGAATACGCTTTTCTCAATTTAAATACTTTAAAATTATATAGGAGAAATTTTAAGAATGAGATTAATGTTGAAACGTCTAAATACGTAAGGGTTAATCTTGTTAATAATGGCTTGCAAATTTCAGGAGAAGGCTTTGTTGGTATGCTAGATCCCGATTTTTACATTACCAATACATATTATATTCCGAAGGAATTAAAAGCACATTTCGGTTTTTATGATAAAGTGGGGTCTATCTGGGTAAGCACATTTACAAATGGTATTTACCACTTACCTAAAGAAAAACAACAAGTTAAATATTGCTTATCTACAGAAACCGTAAGTGATATTAGTTATGTAAATGATAAAATAATTGCAAATGTTTTTAATAAAGGATTTTATAAATATGATGATCTTAAAAAAGAGTTTGTACAGTTTATAGTAGAGGACGATTATATTTTTGATGCTTCTTATATTAAAGCTTTAGACGCAGAATATTATCTATCTAAATCGAGTGTAAGAATCGCAAAAAACAATAAAATTGAGAAGCTCGGTTTTTTAAATAACATCAATGGTATTAACGATAAAATTAGGCAGTTAGTTTATCATGATGATTATTTTTATACTAGGTTTTCATTTGGAATGAATAAAATAAATCCAAATAATTACAACATTGAAAACCAGTATAATCAACAAGGGGTTAATCAAATATTCCTATTCAATCAAAAGCTTTTAGTTGCTACATCTAGTGGTTTAAAAGAGTTTATAGATGAAGAATTTAAATCTATACCATTTACCAATCAAGATTTTAATAAGTCTATTTTAAACCTTAAAGCAGTTTCAGAAGACGATATTTTAATAAATACAGATGGTTTTGGCGCTTACATTTCAGATTTAAAAACCATAAAGCAACTTCCTGGTTCCGAATTTCAAATTGTAAATAATGCCTTTATTGAAGATGATATTATTTGGTTAGCAACAGAGTCTGGTATATTTAAATACATAAAAAATAATGAGGATTTTAGTCTACAATTGGTTCTAGATAAAAACAACGGATTATCCTCTAATAGTGTGAGCAGTGTTATTGTTTACAAGAATAAATTAATGGCGAGTACAGATAAAGGGATTGTAATTTTACCTAAAGATGTAAAAAATGAAACCCATTTGTTAGATGTTTATATAGATAAGGCTACGTATAATAAAAGTGATATTTCAGCAGATTATTCTGTTTTTAAATATCAAAAAAATAATAATTTAAATTTCAATATATCGCATATTGATTTTTCGTCGGGAGATGATGTTTTTTCATATAAATACAAATTAAAACCTATTCAAAAAGATTGGGTAACAACAACAACCAATAATTTTAGTTTTAATAATCTTCAACCCGGAAAATATACGCTGCATATCGATGCCGGTAGTGCGAAAAAACAATTAAGTTTCACAATTCAACCTTTGTGGTGGCAAGCCATTTGGGTAAAAGGGCTCATGGTGTTGTTAAGTATATTTCTTATTGTATTAATTTCTAGATTTTTTGTAAAACGCTCACAATTCAAAAAAAATCAACAAATATTTCAAGACAAACGTTTGTCAGAATTACAACTAAAAGCCTTAAGGTTTCAAATGAATCCTCACTTTGTTTTTAATTCCTTATCGGCAATACAGTACTATATAGGTGAAAATAATTTTGAAGCTTCAGAAACATATTTGGTGAAATTCTCAAAACTTATTCGTCAATTTTTCGAGTTATCTAAAGAAAACGAAATCTCTTTAGGTACCGAAATTAGCGTGCTTAATAACTATTTAGAGATTGAGAAGCTTCGGTTTAAAGAAAAGCTAAATTTCACGATCAATATTGATGAAAAATTAGATAAAGAAAGTATTACCATACCAACCATGTTGTTGCAACCCATTGTTGAAAATGCTGTAAATCACGGAGTTTTTAATAAAATGAATAACGGATTAATTACGCTCAATTTTGTTTATATCAGTCCGCTCAGTTTTAAGGTTGAAATTATTGATGATGGAGTTGGGTTTGTGAACACCAAAAAAAGAAACCAAAAGGAAGTTAAATCTTCTAATGTTTTGAAAGATAGATTACACTTTTTAAATTCTTCGGAAAAATGGAACATAAGTTACAGCAAAGAAGAAATGTATCCAGATCGAGAAGATAAAGGGAATAAGTCGATATTTATAATTGAAAAAAACAAATAA